The following nucleotide sequence is from Arvicola amphibius chromosome 1, mArvAmp1.2, whole genome shotgun sequence.
ACCGACAGAAAGTTTCTAGACATTCATTATATCATTTGCCCTTTCCAAACTACTTTTTGTTTCTGTAAGTTAAATTTTggtgtggttaaaaaaaaaaaaaaaaaaaaaaaaagaagtggtacACAGATTAAAATTGTAAATCTTTGGACTGTTGACTGGGCATTGCCATATTACTGCCAGAAAGACAGGGTAGTGCTTCAGGAAGCCGAGCTATTTggacaacaacagaaaaatgaaattatggtaTAGGTGGATTCTAAGCTACACAACCTTAGAATAGAGTTAAACTGAATCGCAAAAATTATTTTGTAGGATATTTATgagtttttcaataaaaattatgtatctCGTATAGCATATCTGTGTGTTAGTACTGAGATTTTCGGCTGCTATTAGAAGACCAGCTGGTCCAAATGAAAGCTAAGAAGAAACATTTATAATGTCATGAGGAGAATGAAATAAATtgctgtatattttaattttttaatcaaaacagAATCACTCATAGATAATCTCCCAACTCATTCATGAATCTGGTTTTAAGTCCTTAGAAAACGCtttaattttcacaaaatttCAAGGACGGCAAGTCGTAAATTACAAATATCATTTGGCAGTCTACTCTGAAGACAAGTCAAAGCTCTACTGTGCCTGCTGCAGGTACCCAGCAGGTTGGGACTAAATGGGTATCTGCTGAATATGCATTAGATGGTGAAGCTCATCTGGCTCCCCAGATTACTCGGTAACTTAGTCTAGTGCTGATGAATCTGACGTAAGTCCCTTAGACCTCAGAACCTTACATGTCCCCTCAGGGTCTATACATAGGTCCCTAAACACTTCCAGATTGGGTTTTTATTGATCCTTTTTGCATTCAAGGATagttaatttttcattattagCTGTTTTGGCTGCAGTGTGAAGTGTGCCTTAGTCCATATCTACAGCTATGCCCAGATCATCTGGATTTTCAAAATTCACTAATGAGTAGATTTATTTACATTCAGTATCATTCACAAGAGAAGGACAGTTTGGTACCCTAATCACTCACTTAGAAATATAACCCAAGTACTTCTGTTTCTATGAAAAAATAAGACCTTTAAACGAATAAGTCatggcattttaaattttgtcaataaaaccaaacaaacctggGGCTGAGGGTATTGCTTAGTGACAGATGACACACTGGTGTGAGTGAGGCCTTAAGTTGAATTTCTAATGCcacaaaaaagggaaatatataaataaatagcaacTAAATTGCGTTCACAAGAAGGttctttatttttggtgttggggatcaagcccagggtttTGTGCACAGCAaacacatgctctaccactgagctacagcttcAGCCCCATAAGGACTCCGTACAGACATTTTTGATACTTTCATAACTTACAGACTGAAAAGACATTTATAAACTTATGGTGAAATGTATGCTGCTATATTGGTAAACCAGCCCCCCAGAAACAATGGGAAAAAACAGTTCTGCCATGGAGCATGTGCCAATTTCTATGGTTTGGATAAGCTCATAACTGACACCTGGCATGTTTTTTCCTGAAGATTTTCCATCAACGGACATTCATGCTGGAATCTCTAGCTCCCTGCACATACATGCCATGCTGTCCAAGTGCACATGCTTTCATTGTTTGGCTTAGTATGTCAAAGCACCTGTGAAGAACCATTCATCTCCCAGGACAGGATGGAGGGCAAAGTCTCCTGAAAGATGTCACAACTAGGAAAAGAGAATGTAACCTCAGGTAACTCCAACTTGTCTTTAGAAAACACTGaattggaattttttaaaaatttagcttTGACAGTAATAGCGATTCCAACAAGTGTCATGGGTGCTTCAGAGATCGTGGCCATAGTGACCTCCACTGAATAAAAGTCATTCTAAGACCAGTGCTTGTCACAGGGCAGATGCACCCAGCTTGAGTGCCCGTAGAGTAACAATTATCCAAGACAGGAATAACATCCTGTCCTTCGGCTGTGTCTCTGTCACCACATGAGAAGTCACAGGACTATGAGGCTTTCTTGAGCATCGATACAATCTGGGAAAATTTTAGTCTCTGTGCAATATCCAGGGAACTCTCTCCATGctgcagaaaaaagaaatcagttagTTCTGTGTCAATGAGGACTAGTCAGCTGTTTAGACAGACTGTTCACTCAGGCTTTGTAGATACTTCAACAAGCCTCctgttcaaataaataaataaataaataaataaatatcaaaaataaataaaaaaaataaaagactggaaAACATTCAGTACCCTACATGGACAGCTGAATGATACCCGGTCTCAAAATTTACAAAGCAAAAGGGCATTGGAGATGCAGCCAATATTAAATCATTCTGTATTTAATCCCAAATATGAAAAGtactaatactttttaaattcaaaagtAATACAAGTAcgatccttccttccttaagaggAGCAATTAATCTCCTCTGATTCAGTGGAGAGACCGTGAACTGAACTTCTACAGAAGGCCCAGATGAGAAAAGCTTGCCACTAGGTGGATCACAGTTGTTAGGTCCTTACCTTGTTCCTGATCATGGGGTCTGCATGGGCTCTCAGAAGCAGAGGGATGAGAGTCTGGTTCTTCATCTGGCATGCATAATGCAAGGCAGTGTAGCCATACTGAAACACAAAGGACCAACCGTGCAGTTCACTGGTCAGGCTGTCCATAGACCTTGGCCCTCACTGTTAGAGCAACTTCTCACATTTTGTAGGAGACAACTAACCAAAGCCAATCTGTTGGCCAGTTATGGGCAGCTGTATCTCTTGTACTacaaacattttcttctcttcctcactatgtatataaaaattcaataagTCATTGTTATCTTcccctttcttattttctattctaAACCAAAATGTGCAACTTATAAAAAGATATTAAACTCATCttcatttaaaataagtaaaatattatattaaataatgtaattaatgGAAACAAGAATGAGGTAGACATTTATCACAGAACAATGGTAATACCCACAGAATATGTTAGACATCACAAATAGGAGTTCAAATCTTTCTAAATGAAATTTCAACTTGCACTTTTTGATAAAACATGGGAAATCGAAAATTGTATCTAAccaatataagaaaattaaataacagGATAATAAAATTTCGGCTGACCCTGAGCATTAGTAGAAGTAAATCTGGAGTAAATAGTGAAAATAAAACCTTCCACTTCCTTATGGGAAGGAGAAAGCTCATGGTATCTCCTACCAACATTGGGGTATTTCTCTAAACTTTGACCTTATCTCCCTTTCGTTTGTGAGAGGGACTTCTCTTTTAGTGATTAGAATCATGACTGGAGCAGCTATGAATATGTACTGAGCACTGACTACAGCCTAGTCAGTCTTCTGAGGACTTTGCAGGAACCTGCCCTAGAAGGTCAGTACTAATGTCCAATTTACAACTAGGCAAGTTGGGCAGGTGTGTGATCCCAGATACTCATGGAGCTAAGCTGAAGGGTCACAAGATCAAGGCCAGTTTAAATAACTTAACAAAAGGTTGCCtcacaacaaacagacaaaccaaaaagcaaactTAAGGAGGATATGTATAcacctagcatgtatgaggttctgagttcaggtcccagcacaaCTTGCTTTCATCTCCATTTTATACATGAGAAAATTGAGCCAGATTGTTTTTTTAGTGTTCCTAACCCACTTAACTAACAAGTTTCAAGATTAAATGTGCAAATAGGCTGTACCTATTAAATGTACCTAAAGCCACTGCCAAACTACTAAGGACAGTgtttttgtatcattttctttaatttgttacTACAGTCCAATGCAGATTATTTTACAATTCTCCTGTAATctacaaatattttatgtttgtgagtTTAGCGAATAATAACTTCAAAGTTACCTGAtggcaacaagaaaaaaagaaagcaaaaccataaGTCAACATccagaaaaataaagcttgcaaCTATGTCAACAGCAAGTATTCTACCCAGGCATATCCTTTGagtattatttcaaaatacaaacatACGCAGTCAGTAGCATTAACGTCGACACCAGCATCAAGGAGCATGCGTACAAGATTCTCGTTCTGCTTCGTCTTTGATACCTGTTACAAACAGCAAGAGCAAGAAGGTGTTTCAGAAACATTTTGTACATCTTGCTTAGGACTGTTCCAATCAACTGACTTCATGTTAATCCTAAATTCCTACTTcttaaaacaccacacacacacacacacacacacacacacacacacatacacacacacacacacactacagtatCAATTAAACCACAGAATTTGTTCAGAATTCACAATCACAGGCCTAACCCTATTTCTACCACATCTtaaatgagatctggttcctGTCTTTTCCTTGTTGGCTCAAAATGTTCACAAATTCCCATTATTCTGGGGAAAACAGCTAAACTCTTGAGTGGCCCTAGGGCATGTGGCCTTAGCATTTTCACGTGTTTTACCTCCTGACTCCTCTATTCAAGCCACAATGGATTTTGTTAAGTCTTCATTTCCTACCAAGTATCCTCCCTGCATAGAATATTTCTTCAACCAAAAGTTTTCTTTGCGTAGCAAACGTGTTTGTGATGTTCCCAATTCCCAGCCTTCTTCTCTTGGCCAGGTGAAACTCTTTTCTTCTAGGCTTTTGCAAAGCCTGTATCCTCCGTGTCCCCAGCTTCATGGTGATTTCCCACACGTCCATGCCGTTTAGTAATGACCAACTTCCCATAATGCTATAACTGATGAGGGAAAAGCAACTGTCCTTGTATTTTCCCCCAACACCTGGCCTGCACAGAAGGGGTCATGATAAACGTATGTGAAAGGATACCGGAAGTGAATGGCATAAGCTCAGGCTCCTTAGAAATGTGCTTTCTAGCTCTCTCTAGCCGGTTAAGATTCTGACTCCATTACAGTAGGAAACTTCCTCCGACAGTTGGTCGCCTGAGGAGACTAAGACCTCGCTGCTCACACGAGCAAAGCCTGACATTTTTCCCCACTCAACCTCTGAAGCTCCACTTGGGTGTCTTCCCCACCATGTTGTCCTTCCCTGTTGCCTTCCAAATTCTTTCTGCCCTGGCTCTTCTCCGGAGTGACTTAGTTCTTTCTAGTCCATTCTCCTATAATTGTCTCATGCTGCCTATTCCTTAGGCAGCACAAATTTACAATCCCAGGTCCACTAACAGTGTAGTTCTGCAGTTACAGCAGGGCTACCGGTAACAGTCAGTATCTTACAGAGGCCTCCAGTTTCTAAGCCCTATTTGTAAGCAGAGCTGTGTAAGAGTAAATTTTGGGGGGGAAAAGCCTTAAGCATCATCTTggaatgcttttctttaaaacctCTTAATTGTAAGTGAATGTCAGATTCTTCATGCCCAGAAATTGCAAGTGTTCAAATAATGTAAGACACACGCAGTTGTTTTTTCAAAAAGACTTCAAAGATGTGTGTTCAAATGGTGTGTTCAGAAGTGAATTAAAGAATTCTCAACATGTTCCTTAAATTTTGTATCCTTTAAATACAAAATAGCATTTTTAACTGGCAGAATTTTCACTGGAACTTGTGTGTTAATAGGAATAGCTAAAGTCTCTTGTCTGCTAGCTACATAAAGGAGACAGCGTAGTCATTTCTTTATCTCAGGTGGGACATTGTTTCAGTCCTTTCCATGATGGAACTGCTCATGGTGGGCCCCAGATAGGAAAAACATGAACAAAGCAGGGTAGATCAGTCACCatgtttgaagaaaacaaaaaccaaacaaaataaccaaATTTGACCTTCTTCTTAATAATTCTCACACTACCTACCTACTCATTTATTCAAGAAAATTATCCTGCCAAAGACCCATGCAAGTGTGATTCAGTTCCTCGAGGTGAAAGATTGGGTCAGAACCTCTAAAAATACCTTCTGTGTTTGCCAGCTTCCAAAAGCAGAGGACTTGGGATTTTTCCTCCAAATCACCACTAGGGTGCATCCTTAAAATTCAGAAACTTGGGGATAGACgacataaagtaaaattttcagCCAGTAATTCTGAGACTCTTGTGCTCTTAGGCGATGGAGGTGAACTCCCGCTCCCAGTGTGACCAGGTGGTCACACCCTATAATTATTCTAGAATGCACTATGGTGCTAAGACATGGCATTTGTTAGGCTGGCTAAAGCAAATGCATTTCTATCTGCAAcgttttcatttataaaaggtCTGTTGAGTTAGTAATCTACTGTGAATCAAGGAACACTTACACAAACCAAGGGCTAATTTTATTGCCATTTCTTTACATCACACTGCCAAGGGAAACTTGATGACTCGTTCCATGGCTCTCCTACATATCTGCCCCTTTGCCCTAGCAACAGTACTCACCATGAGGAAATATCCGAGGAGCAAGACAGGCATTAAAAGGATAATGAGTAGATAATCGAAGAAGGTAAACCTCTTCTTCACAGCATAGTGCAagcag
It contains:
- the Ankrd22 gene encoding ankyrin repeat domain-containing protein 22 translates to MGILYSEPICQAAYQNDLGQVWRWAKEDNHFVDVQDGFNGDTPLICACRRGHVRIVSFLLKRNADVNLKNLKERTCLHYAVKKRFTFFDYLLIILLMPVLLLGYFLMVSKTKQNENLVRMLLDAGVDVNATDCYGYTALHYACQMKNQTLIPLLLRAHADPMIRNKHGESSLDIAQRLKFSQIVSMLKKAS